A segment of the Lolium perenne isolate Kyuss_39 chromosome 3, Kyuss_2.0, whole genome shotgun sequence genome:
ttgctgctcatgtggactgctacgaggaggagtcggtggccttggcgaaaggacgatgtatttcttgttccatagggcgaaaccgcacTTGACATTGCCCATTGTCTTCTCATTGTCACCTCCAGGAAAATCAAGCTCCATTGTTTCATAACCCGTCACAACGTCATCCACCCCGAGacaagcatagccagctggaatgggcatatgatggtgcgttgctccatcttcatttgggtaaacatagccgaccgccaccttaatggACATGTTCCTCATTGGcacatgtagctcgcaatctgtcttctccgtgacataatcctcgGGGTAGCTTGCTCCACATccttcaagatgcgaggaacccacactgcttcttcgttgagatggggcagcatcggcttgaggATCTTGTAGAAACAactgctgatcaggtgccctctgatttttctcaagcAGCTGCACCTTACGTTCCAATTCCGCTAACCAGTCTAACTCCTGCTTCTTCTTtctcgaacggcttctataactgTCAACGCACtctggccacgcttccttcatggtgacacCTGGGAGGGCTCGTATTcgtccaacgtgttcaggattccccagagcgagtgtcagctcttcattctctctatcgggaatgtactctccctttctaactttttcaattgcatctacaagttgCGTCGTGACTTctgcaattttttccttccattttcccattGTAACGATctgccctgtctttgggtccaaccctgccccatgcgtgaacaaccagaacttggatcggtcgggccagtcccatgtctgtgaaaCGATTCCTGCATCCATCAGTTTAGCTTCAAATGCTCTCCATTTTGGAATGacagtcttgtagccacctgaccccaaacgaTGGAAATgtatcttctttgcagcatttttcgTATTTCTGACTGATCGGGACACAGCAGTAGATAATTTCTTATACCTCTTAAATGCGGGCCAGTgtgcttttatcttcactagactttcagtgaatactggatcttcatcttcatatttggcccataaatttttcttccaggtctggaattgtgtggccatcttcttaagagtccattccttgactttcttcttctggccttccgtcatgttttCCGGTAGGCTGAAGTGTGTCAGTAGACTGTCCCAAAGAAAAAGTTTTAGAGTATCATTGACATAACTAGCTTCACCCCccgcgttcttcggcttatgccactctacaatgctgatcggtacatggtccctaacaagaactccAGCTTGATTTATAAATTTACGGAGTACTCTTTGGGTTCCACCGGTTCACCACTATCCTTAAATGCGGTGAGGGCTAACCTACCCTCGCCCGATAGACGTTGCGTTGGGCCTCGTTGCTTTCTAACAgatttgctcgatgatccagaaggctaaaagaaaaatgattcgttaataagtgcaatacaaataaatcaaTGCATCTATTGATGAACATAGCCTTGATATataaatatacacctcgccggagtttgttaaGGACACTTCGTCGTCTCTTCTttcttcagactcaagtccctcaccGACATCATTCAGAAATTGTGAGCCGAAATCATCGTCATCTCCATCGGGTTCTCCATCGGGTTCTggtccacgggcactctcatatatCAATTTTTGCACCATTTCTTCTTGCTCCTCATCTCGGATGAAGGGGCCGTCCTCCATAgctcaatgtcactacaaaattaagtGCTATTATTtgattcatcatgtcatgatcataacagattgctagatggataacaattcaaGTGAAGAAAGCAATAACCAAACACAAGATTAAGAGAGTGTGCGAGGCCTTTCACATATATACTTAGGAGTAACATATATTATTGCAATTGTACAATATTGCTAACGATATGAACCCACTAAACAACTCATTTGTGTATTTTCTAGGGTCTAACAATAACTAGCTAGTCTCTATATTTTCTTGCAGAGACCGGGTATGCAAGGACTTAAGCCCAAGTGCACCGCCATGGTATGCAAGGACTTAAGCCCAAGTGCACTGCCATGGTGCCAAGCTCGGGCGCCACCACGTTGAGTAGCCTCAGCCCGTGGACGCACGACAGGGTCTTAGTTAGAGTCAAAAGGCAGCCCATTTAAACCCCTGATTTTGCTGACCCGACACGGCGGTTGGCGACGTCGACAACCACTCACGGACGCCGTGGCGCCATCAATTACCCAATAACTGAGCGGGCCGTGGCGCCGTATAGTTGTTCTCTCCGATCGCCATGAGATTTTTTTATCAACATTGATAGATGACCACAACCCTGCAGCACCGTCCCGAGCTCCTCCTTTTCCTGAGCTCGACGCCGCCGCGACGCTGCTCTACGCGGCCCCTGCTCCGCGTCGTTGGCTGCTGCCCCATCGATTGGCCACGTCGACGGCCTCGGCGCCACCGAGCTGTTCGACCGCCTCCTGCCCACCATGCCCTGGAACACCCTCATCGACACCGTCATGGGGGAGCTGCACGCGCGGGGCAAGACTCTCCACAACGTCGCCGAGGTGCTGAGGGCGGTGCCCATCGACCCGCACGTCGTCGCCGCCATCAAGGCCGCCTACGGCCTCGGCTGCGACCTCAGGGTCCTCTGCGACGCCAACCTCTTCTTCATCGAGACCATCCTCAACCACCACGGCCTCCGGGGCTACTTCTCCGAGATCAACACCAACCCGAGCCACGTCGATGCCGATGGCCGCCTCCGCATCGCGCCGCACGACGACTACCACGCTGGCCCGCACGGCAGCGGCCTCGGCACCTGCCCGCCCAACATGTGCAAGGGCCAGGTGCTCGACCGCACCCATgttggcatttcatcgaacaccctgAGCGCGGTGGTGACGAAGACCCTGAGCGCGGCGGCCAGCCTTGGCATAGGCGTCTGCTAGCGTGGTGGCGACGAAGACGGAGGAGAGGCGGCGTGGCGAGGCGGCATGGCCGGCGTCGGCGGACTACGTTGCTTGCCGGCGAGTGGGGGGAGCGGCGGTGGCTTGGCGCCGGGGAGTTGCGTCGGGGAGCTGCGCCGGGGAGCGGGGCGTGGCTGCGGCGGACGACGGCGGACGACTGCGGGGAAATGTCGATGAATATTGGTCGATTCGCAGCGGCTAAGGGAAGAAACCGTGGagaggacctttggtaccggttctccccaccaaccggtaccaaaggcctttggtaccggttctccccaacaaccggtaccaaagggtttttttctgttttgctatttctttttctttttctgttttgctATTTCTATTTTTGTTTCTGTTTCTATTTTAAATGTTCATATATACTATATAATGTTCATATTTGCATGCATTTTTAAATGTTCATATATACTATATAATGTTCATATTTGCACGCATTTTTAAATGTTCATATATACTATATAATATTCATAGTTGCACGCTTTTTTATAATGGGCGCTTTATTTCCTCGACAATCTTACCTCGGGCCAAATGATGGACGAAACGGGCGGGAAGAAAAGGGCGGGAGGAAAAGGGCGGGAGGAAAAGGGCGGGAAGAAAAGGGCGGGAGAAATGGGCAGGAGGAAAAGGGCGGGAGGAAAAGGGCGGgaggaaaagggcgggaaataatgggcgggaataaaattttattacgattgaactggaattaaagtacatagctcaactgaaaattaagatacatggccagattaagTCACAATTGGCCAAACTTGTTTTCGAAtgttggagtgattcagtcatagtcgtgcctagccctataaacgtcgccactgtagtcgtcgtagtcgccgacgtcgtcgtcgctggcatcggggtcgcggtagtcgaacctcggcgggtgagcacgcgtaggctgagactgagggtagcgcaggcgggggccacggtaggccatgatgcTCTAGagggtccggccgcgccaccacagccgacagcaggcctcgttgaagttcgaaggaggcgggccgtcctcctcgtgcctgacaagcgcactctcacgccgattgatgaagaagccgtCCCAAATCGggatgtagtcgggatgccactggggattcctccgctgctctggcgtgagctcgaagtagtagtggttcgtgatggccatctggcGTGCCATACCtatagggacaggagggaccggtacgcctccaacGCTCAAAGTCCAATCggtggggacgcggtagcccggcgggcaggggtagttcaagccgcaaagcgcctccgcctcccggggggttagagatacgatggaagccatgggagagagtgatgaggtttgcagatatgagtctagatgtgatatggaaATGgaagccaagcctacatatatatagtgaaaaatggcaggaagacggaggcgggaagcgatggaaagcgcgggaagaaaattggCGGGAACACAGTGGCGCGGGAAGAAAattggcgggaacgcagtggcaccgatgatgatgaggaggaggaagaagaggaacccagagctggtggcttcatcgtggctgacgctgatgatgatgaggaggaggaagaagaggaacccagagctggtggtgagcatatggaggaagaagaggaagccagatggatggaggaaagggttgggaaatctcccgtggcggaacttctcgaagatgtcgttggtgcacacaccCTACGgcttcttcggaagttccgcctcagaatttttttcctgcaagcccgtgaaagactccatctcctctaacagtgttggggaaagggttgggaaatctcccgtggcggaacttctcgaagatgccGTTGGTGCACAcgtcctacggcatcttcggaagttccgccttggaatttttttcctgcaagcccgtgaaagactccatctcctctaacagtgttggggaaagggctgggaaatctcccgtggcggaacttctcgaagatgtcattggtgcacacgccctacggcatcttcggaagttctgcctctgaatttttttcctgcaagcacgtgaaagactccatctcctctaacagtgttggggaaagggttcggAAATATCCCGTGGCGGAGCTTCTTGAAGATGCCGTTGGTGCTCACGCCCTATGACATCTTCGGAtgctccgcctcggaaaaatttccctgcaagcccgtgaaagctacttaactagtaaaacaagccaaccatctccattgttaatatcttacatacagtaacatcattacacaaaaataTATgggaaagtgatttccatattgagatacacaagttatgacccctatctagtcttctgagttttctttggtttggtagacatgtccttcacataaaaaacctgagccactttactggctaggacgaatggttcggtgtcgtaccctagattcttgagatccactgtagtcattccgtactgcgggtctacctgtaccctgtctttcaggttgaaccatttgcacaggaacaaagggaccttgaaagtaggtccatagtcaagttcccatatctcctctatgtacccataatatgtgaccttcttcccattgtcctctgctgcatcaaagcggacaccactgttttggttggtgctctttttatcttgggcgatcgtgtaaaatgtattcccatttatctcgtacccttgaaaagtcgatatagtcgaagatggttgcttggccaacaagtatagcTGTTCTTCATCAGTGCCAttaatgagacgtgtttgcaaccaaccgccgaaattcTTCatttgttctccatcaatccaatcttcacgttgctccgggtattccgAGCGTAGAATATTCTTGTGTTCCACTATATACAGAGCCACCAaactggaattatgtagaactgtgtagtgtgcttgcgtGAAGGAATGTCCATCCATACACATTATTGCTTTCTTTCCTAGCTTGCCTTTTCcatgcagtctcccctcatagcgcgattcaggaacaccgatcggcttaaggtcaggaataaagtcaacacaaaactcaatgacctcctctgttccatatcctttggagatgcttccttctggcctagcacggttatgaacatatttctttaagactcccatgaatctctcaaaagggaacatgttgtgtagaaatacaggaccgaaaacgccaatctcttcgaccaggtgaacgaggagatgcgtcataatattgaagaaggatggtgggaacaccaactcgaagctgactagacattgcaccacatccttctgtaaattttgtagagttagtggattgatcaccttctgagaaattgcattgaggaacgcacatagcttcacaatgggtactcaaacattttccggcagaagcccactCAATGCAACcaaaagtaattgtgtcataatcatgtggcagtcatgagactttaggttttgaaactttttctctgacatgtttattattccctttatattcgacgagaagccagacgggaccttgatgctactcaggacttcaaaaaatatctccttctcttctttggtaagagcgtagctggcagtaccttgatacttctctggattcaggttgttcccTTCGTGGATacattgctggtcctgccgtgcatccggtgtatcttttgtcttcccatacgcgcccaagaagtttagcaggttcacgcaaagatttttcgtcacgtgcatcacgtcgattgcagagtgaacctctaggaTTTTCCAATAGAGTAGCTCCCAACATATAGACATCTTCTTCcaaatgggtacgtgtccgtcaacatcatgcggaacagattgtccgccaggaccctttccaaagatcacttttaaatccttgaccatatcatatataacatccccagtagggcgggtaggcttcgttcggttatctgcctcacctctgaaatgctttcctctctttcttacgtgatgttgttttggaagaaatcgacgatgccccaagtacacattcttgtttcccaaatatatactgtcagtctcacctaaacagtgtgtgcatgcattgtatcccttgtttgactgtcctgaaatgttactaagagaaGGCCAATCATTGTTGGTTACAAACAACAACGCtcataggttaaattccttttgttcatgctcatcccacacaggtacaccttcttcacaccacaactgtaaaagttcttcaaccaatggcctcgggtacacatcaatgtcgttgccgggttgcctcgggccttggatgagcactggcatcataatgaacttccgcttcatgcacaaccaaggaggaaggttctagatacatagagtcactggccaggtgctatgactggagctctgctccccgaaaggattaaagccatctgtacttagaccaaatcttaagttccttgcgtcatctaaaaatgacttgaactctctatcgatttttctccactgcgacccatcagcggggtgtctcagcatcacatctttcttacggtcctctttgtgccatcgcaacaacttggcatgttctttgttttggaacaaacgtttcaaccgtggtattataggagcataccacatcagcttggcaggaaccctcttcctggggcacgACTCgctctcaacatcaccagggtcatctcgcctgatcttatactgcaatgcaccacataccgtgcatgcattcaaattctcgtactcctcgcggtagaggatgcagtcattgatgcatgcatgtatcttctgcacctctaatcctagagggcaaacaaccttctttgcttcatacgtactaGAGGGaaatacgttctcccctggaagcatcttctttattattttcagtaacttttcaaatcccttgtcagaagtaccattctctgccttccattgcagcaattctagtgtggtacccagctttttctggccatcttcgcaatttgggtacaacagtttgttgtgatcctctaacattttctccaacttcaacctctccttttcacttccgtagtttatcttcgcatcaagaatggcccgacccaaatcgtcatcgggCTCATAAAAAATGGGCTCatcaaaaatgggctcttcttcagcttcgtctccccccattctactatcaccgtcttcagtgaacataggatagttgtcatcatcctcttcttcttcgttgtcttccattataacccctctttctccgtgcttggtccaacaattatagccgggcatgaaaccgttctcaagcaggtggacgtgaagggttttgaggtagagtaatccttcgtattcttacaggaactacatggacaacaaatgaaaccattcgaccgcctgtttgcctcagccacgttgagaaaataatgcatgtcatcggtcaccgtacatcatgaatatatgagtgaccaaattaattaatattcaagttcatcacataaaactaagtttttttataaaaaagaagaggctcaccgaggtggtgtcggctaggggacgacgctggcgatcggtggcggtgaggacggggacgaTACTAAAACCAACAAATCATACTTTAATttgagctcaaattgcatataaaaagaatgaaatccctaacttaggcatttcatcgaacaccttgctcgcACTAGAAAAATGATATGAGTTAAACTAGCAAAGAAAGGATGATatagctaacccttggatagatgggtGCCGTCAATCTTgacaaaatggtggagaaaaatggtgatttgttggagtgtgagaggaggaaaatatttggaaatgtgagaggagaaGGAAAAATGGAGCTGCTCAGTGGCTCCGGTGGAGAAATAGGCAGGAGACCCTTTAGTACCAGTTCTTTatatgaaccggtactaaaggtgcagcgCTGGCCCCACCTCCGCCTCAAATTTGGCGCGAAacactttcgtaccggttcgtaacacgaaccggtacgatagATCCTTAACGAACTAGTATTAAAGTTTCTCGGTGACCTGGGCAGTTAAACCGGTACTAAtgtagcctttagtaccggttcgtaaggaaaccggtactaaaggtgaaaTCCTTTGcctgtttttctactagtgacggtggtatttttcctcctcctccaagtTTCCTCCTCTATATAAAGGAGAGAAGGGGCAGCCCTTGAGCCAACCCTAtccgccacctctcctccctcctccttATTCCTGCgctggcttggcgaagccctgcaggaatttctcctccgccaccaccaccatgccatcgtgctgctgggattccgaggggatctactacctccgctgcccgctggaatggggagaggaaGGTCTTTATCGactccgtacgtgtgaccgagtacggaagtgctgccgaatCGCAGCACCGAAAGGATCGTcttcatcaaccacgagattGGATCTCGTTAagtctttggatcttcgagggttagttctcatctatctcgttgcACATATCTCATAGATtatatcttggcttttccatagattggatcttggttttattcgtctttgcggtagaaatttttttgttttccatgcaacgaaccctacAAACGTAAGTGCCAGCGATACACACCGCTACCCCCGGCAAATAGGCTAGGCGCCAGCGGTAACAAATACCGCCGGAGAATTGGAGAAGGCGCCGGCGATAAGTTGGAGTTACCACCGGCACATGGCAAAGGTGCATTGCCGTGTTCCGAAACGGCACTGCCGTGTCTATTGCCAACACGGCAAAGACCTTTTTCGCCGtagtgatatatatatatataggtataTATACACAGTCACACACTATTCAGATGCGCCTGTTAGACCACCTAAAAATCCTTTGATAAGTTCTGTATAAACGAAAATGTGAACAAACAAATAGAGAAAGACATGCCATATACAAATTCTATATGTATCATTTTATATGCACATCCCAATTGGAAGGTTCATCCATCCCTAACTTGAAATACTATAGCGATTGTCATAATACTAAAAAAACAAGCATTACTCATGAAAAATATCCAGCATCATGTTTCTCTAATTAGAAGTTGCGGCTTCGATTTATCTATCGGATGTCGCACACACACGGAGAGAAAGGATTTCGCAGAACATACAAAAAAACATATGGCTGGCGTAATGGATTCATTTTCTTTGTATTGACTATCAAGAGTCTCTCCAAAAAACATGCATACAAACATATTGTGTTATCATCAACTAATTAACTAAAGGAATATAATTCATTTTTTATCCAAAGGTATCAAGAGAAAATAGTACAGATAATAAACATTCAAAAGAATTATTTCTAATTTTCTTTATTAAAACAGTTGGAGAAATCTCGTGTTCTTAAAAGTCTAGATCTTGCGGATGCGTGGAGTTGTAATCTTCGCTTTGATGAAGTGCTCAAAGGGTTTGGGTTCATCAAGAATAGTGAAAATGGCTTATGTTTAGAAGAAAATAAGTGAGAGCGCACTagcattttgaaaaatttatgtggatgacatattgttgattggaAATGATGTATCTTTTCTTGACACAATTAAGACTTCACAAaaaaatagtttttcaatgaaggacttGGGCGAGGAAACATACATATGAAGGATTAAGATCTACAGAGATAGATCAATGTTCCCAATAGGTATGGAAAGCGCCAAGAAGGTGTTCTTGCCGGTGTAGCAAGGGAAAGGTTTGAGTAAGATTTTATACGCATCTAAGATTGGATCACTCATGCACTCCATGATATATACACGACCAGATGTATCCTATGCTTGGTGTGGCATACGAGGACGTTTGGATCAAGAAGTTCGTCaccgagcttggtgtggttccgaaAACTCTAGATCCTATGAAGCGCTATTGTGACAATAGTGGCGCCACATCCCTGGACAGCGAGCCAAAGTGCCACCAGAGACGCAAACATATACAGTGCCGATTCCACCTCATTCATGAATGTGTGGAGCATGGAGACATAAAGATATGCAAAATACACATGGACCGGAATGTGTGAGATCCAATGACGAAGTCTCTACCACACGAAAAACATGGAAAATAAAGGAATGCCATTGGTGTTATGTGCTTAAGCAttgactagattattgactcttgtGGAAATGGGAGAGTGTCggaaatatgccctagaggcaataataatgtTGTCAATATGTTGTCGTTCTCTACTCATAATGTGTTAGCATTTACTTGGTTCCCTAGACCATGAGAGTATTGTAGACCTTGATACAGGAAGGATGCTTTGGGGTCATCAAACGTTGCATAGTAACAGGGTAATTATAAATAGGTGACTTTCGGG
Coding sequences within it:
- the LOC127321474 gene encoding inorganic pyrophosphatase 1-like — translated: MTSWHDPRDGWLPGAADTSSPGSCREANTHSRPAGGAGEQFPRTSPWKRSSMGANMCGEEVQPMGQMPRPARRRRDAALRGPCSASLAAAPSIGHVDGLGATELFDRLLPTMPWNTLIDTVMGELHARGKTLHNVAEVLRAVPIDPHVVAAIKAAYGLGCDLRVLCDANLFFIETILNHHGLRGYFSEINTNPSHVDADGRLRIAPHDDYHAGPHGSGLGTCPPNMCKGQVLDRTHVGISSNTLSAVVTKTLSAAASLGIGVC